The following are from one region of the Flavobacteriaceae bacterium UJ101 genome:
- a CDS encoding sucrose transport protein SUC1 (Responsible for the transport of sucrose into the cell, with the concomitant uptake of protons (symport system). This transport is both voltage- and energy-dependent. Can also transport other glucosides such as maltose, alpha-phenylglucoside and beta-phenylglucoside. May also transport biotin. Required for normal pollen germination and anthocyanin accumulation induced by sucrose; Belongs to the glycoside-pentoside-hexuronide (GPH) cation symporter transporter (TC 2.A.2.4) family.), whose protein sequence is MSIAFLINIESIMENKPKLSFWQICNMSFGFLGIQFGFALQGGFMSRIFQTLGAGKEEIPFLWIAAPLTGLIIQPIIGYFSDRTWHSFLGRRRPYFLVGAILSSLALFFMPYSSTLWMAAGFLWILDASINVSMEPFRALVADKLNEEQRSYGFVVQTLIIGIGTWVASNLPWFVTQLGIQNTAAPGVIPPSIKIAFAIGAFVFMTSILYTIFTTSEYPPIEDDKTKIQNSFFKEIGEGLLKMPNTMKKLGVIQFFSWFAFFSMWSMATPALTEHVFKAPIPVEENFNLENIKEKEVFDLANQNYQNAADSVGSYMGIYGLSSMAFALLLTFYTSKKRINRKRIHLSSLILGGIGFLIMYIIPSPEWLILSFVLIGIAWASILSMPYAMLSSSIDPTKMGLYMGLFNIFIVLPQIVAALGGVNLSYQLLGNQTINAMIVAGLSLIIAGLSNLLITDKKAIY, encoded by the coding sequence TTGTCAATCGCTTTTTTAATAAATATCGAATCGATAATGGAAAATAAACCCAAGTTAAGTTTTTGGCAAATATGTAATATGAGTTTTGGATTTTTAGGAATTCAATTTGGATTTGCTTTGCAAGGAGGATTCATGTCGCGTATTTTTCAAACATTAGGAGCTGGAAAAGAAGAAATTCCGTTTTTATGGATTGCCGCCCCACTTACTGGGTTAATTATTCAACCTATTATTGGTTATTTTAGTGATCGAACGTGGCACTCCTTTTTAGGAAGGCGTCGACCTTATTTCTTAGTAGGAGCTATTTTAAGTTCTTTAGCATTATTTTTTATGCCTTATTCCTCTACTTTATGGATGGCAGCAGGCTTTTTATGGATTTTAGATGCTTCTATTAATGTATCGATGGAGCCTTTTAGAGCATTAGTAGCAGATAAATTAAATGAAGAACAACGTTCATATGGTTTTGTAGTTCAAACTTTAATTATAGGTATTGGAACTTGGGTAGCAAGTAACCTACCTTGGTTTGTTACGCAATTAGGAATTCAAAATACAGCTGCTCCGGGGGTTATACCACCATCTATTAAAATAGCATTTGCTATAGGAGCTTTTGTTTTTATGACCTCTATTTTATACACTATTTTCACAACCTCCGAATATCCTCCAATAGAAGATGATAAAACGAAAATTCAGAATTCTTTTTTTAAAGAAATTGGAGAAGGTTTATTAAAAATGCCCAATACTATGAAAAAATTAGGTGTTATTCAATTTTTTTCATGGTTTGCATTTTTTAGCATGTGGAGTATGGCAACACCTGCTTTAACAGAACATGTTTTTAAAGCTCCCATTCCTGTAGAAGAGAATTTTAATTTAGAGAATATTAAAGAAAAAGAAGTATTTGATTTAGCAAATCAAAACTATCAAAACGCAGCAGATTCAGTAGGTTCGTACATGGGGATTTATGGATTGTCTTCGATGGCGTTTGCTTTATTGTTGACTTTTTATACATCAAAAAAACGAATTAATAGAAAAAGGATACATCTATCCTCTTTAATATTAGGTGGAATAGGTTTTTTAATCATGTATATTATTCCTTCTCCAGAATGGTTAATACTTTCTTTCGTTTTGATAGGAATAGCCTGGGCAAGTATTTTATCAATGCCTTATGCTATGCTTTCAAGTTCAATAGATCCTACAAAAATGGGTTTATATATGGGATTATTTAATATTTTTATAGTACTACCTCAAATAGTAGCTGCTTTAGGAGGAGTGAACCTTTCATATCAATTGTTGGGGAATCAAACAATTAATGCAATGATTGTGGCAGGATTATCTTTAATAATTGCAGGGCTATCTAATCTTCTTATTACAGATAAAAAAGCAATTTATTAA
- a CDS encoding regulatory protein PchR (Positive activator of the genes for pyochelin and ferripyochelin receptors. Contains 1 HTH araC/xylS-type DNA-binding domain.) produces the protein MILNFLKNTFKSKIHDIKVNDETYFAYIHNHTDSTETINKPISKKYIQFYFCTKGGATLNFNEGSYKLPIMHHKAFLLYNPNNELPINLNINEKSKVFILLITVDHFHSIFMKTGEEIPFLTNENINNKFYKDFDITSNLLSILKDCEKYQLNENFKSIYYQAKIHELFVNFFYTPEVKTETHCPFLNNEETVLKIKRAKDILIENLTTPPTIKELSQKIELSEYKLKEGFKRIYGTTLFSYLLDYKLELSKNLLKNEKMSVQDVAYEIGYDNPSHFISAFKKKYNITPKKYSQ, from the coding sequence ATGATTCTAAATTTTCTAAAAAATACCTTTAAAAGTAAAATACACGATATTAAGGTCAATGATGAAACTTATTTTGCCTACATCCATAACCACACTGATTCTACTGAAACTATTAATAAACCTATTAGCAAAAAATACATTCAGTTTTATTTTTGCACAAAAGGAGGTGCCACTTTAAATTTTAATGAGGGTTCATATAAGTTACCCATTATGCATCATAAGGCTTTCTTATTATACAATCCCAACAATGAACTCCCTATTAATCTTAATATAAATGAAAAATCTAAAGTCTTTATTTTATTAATTACAGTAGATCATTTTCATTCTATATTCATGAAAACAGGTGAAGAAATTCCTTTTTTGACGAATGAAAATATCAACAATAAGTTTTATAAAGATTTTGATATAACTTCTAATCTTCTTTCTATTTTAAAAGATTGTGAAAAATACCAATTAAATGAGAATTTTAAATCCATTTATTATCAAGCAAAGATTCATGAACTTTTTGTTAATTTTTTCTATACACCAGAGGTTAAAACAGAAACTCATTGTCCTTTTTTAAATAATGAAGAAACTGTTTTAAAAATCAAAAGAGCCAAAGATATTTTAATTGAAAATTTAACAACACCTCCTACCATTAAAGAATTATCACAGAAAATTGAACTAAGTGAATATAAATTAAAGGAAGGATTTAAACGAATCTATGGGACTACTTTATTTTCTTATTTGTTAGATTATAAACTTGAATTAAGTAAAAATCTTTTAAAAAACGAAAAAATGAGTGTTCAAGATGTTGCTTATGAAATTGGGTATGATAATCCGAGTCATTTTATTAGTGCCTTTAAAAAGAAGTACAATATTACTCCTAAGAAATACAGTCAATGA
- a CDS encoding 50S ribosomal protein L19 (This protein is located at the 30S-50S ribosomal subunit interface and may play a role in the structure and function of the aminoacyl-tRNA binding site; Belongs to the ribosomal protein L19P family.), which yields MDSLIQYVEDTYVTKNELPEFGAGDTITVYYEIKEGNKTRTQFFRGVVIQRRGTGLTETFTIRKMSGTVGVERIFPINLPAIQKIEVNKRGKVRRARIYYFRNLTGKKARIKERVYKK from the coding sequence ATGGATTCATTAATTCAATACGTAGAAGATACGTATGTTACAAAAAACGAATTACCAGAATTTGGAGCAGGAGATACAATCACTGTTTATTACGAAATTAAAGAAGGAAATAAAACACGTACTCAGTTTTTTAGAGGTGTTGTAATTCAAAGAAGAGGAACAGGTTTGACAGAAACTTTTACAATTCGTAAAATGTCTGGAACTGTAGGAGTTGAAAGAATTTTTCCAATAAACTTACCTGCAATTCAAAAGATTGAAGTGAATAAAAGAGGTAAAGTACGTAGAGCTCGTATTTATTACTTTAGAAACCTTACAGGTAAAAAAGCGAGAATTAAAGAAAGAGTTTATAAAAAATAA
- the hemA gene encoding glutamyl-tRNA reductase (Catalyzes the NADPH-dependent reduction of glutamyl- tRNA(Glu) to glutamate 1-semialdehyde (GSA); Belongs to the glutamyl-tRNA reductase family.; KEGG: zpr:ZPR_0113 glutamyl-tRNA reductase) has product MTEYNVTESKHFYLLGVSYKKADEKVRGKYTIFPDTVPELVREAKRNRIHHFFVVSTCNRTEVYAFADDYSQVIDALCAVTKGNKEELESISFIKKDFDAINHLFRVGSGLESQIVGDFEIIGQMKTWFSRFKKMGTTNAFLERLINTAIQVSKKIKQNTTLSSGVTSVSYAAVNYILTQVEKPSSKKILLFGTGKIGRNTCENLIKHTDHTHVTLINRTEEKAERIAKKYEVNSKSFDELENEINLSDIIIVATGAQTPTVLKEHIRTDKELLFIDLSIPANVDRSIKELSNVTVLGVDELSSIIAKSIEKRKEQVPEAERIISEMMNEFKDWLETRKYVPFIQAFKERLEDIHHIEHTTLKKKEVIETDNTVLAEKVIQKLTNHLANHLLENKGDAKDTMELINKVFKVQI; this is encoded by the coding sequence ATGACTGAATATAATGTAACGGAATCTAAACACTTCTATTTATTAGGAGTATCATATAAAAAGGCAGATGAAAAAGTGAGAGGAAAATATACTATTTTCCCTGATACTGTTCCAGAATTAGTAAGAGAAGCAAAAAGAAATCGAATTCATCATTTCTTTGTTGTCTCTACATGTAATCGAACGGAAGTTTATGCCTTTGCAGATGATTACAGTCAAGTTATTGATGCGCTATGTGCTGTGACAAAAGGTAATAAAGAGGAATTGGAATCTATATCCTTTATTAAAAAAGACTTCGATGCCATTAATCATTTATTTAGGGTAGGTTCTGGATTAGAAAGTCAAATTGTTGGTGATTTTGAAATTATTGGACAAATGAAAACATGGTTCAGTAGATTCAAAAAAATGGGAACCACTAACGCCTTTTTAGAGCGTTTGATTAATACAGCAATTCAAGTTAGTAAAAAAATTAAACAAAATACGACACTAAGCTCAGGAGTGACTTCAGTATCGTATGCAGCAGTTAATTATATTTTAACTCAAGTTGAAAAACCATCTTCTAAAAAAATTCTTCTTTTCGGAACAGGTAAAATAGGGCGTAATACATGTGAAAATTTGATTAAGCATACCGATCATACACATGTAACACTAATAAATAGAACAGAAGAAAAAGCGGAACGAATTGCTAAAAAATATGAAGTAAACAGTAAAAGTTTTGATGAATTAGAAAACGAAATTAATTTATCAGATATTATTATTGTGGCGACTGGAGCGCAAACTCCAACCGTATTGAAAGAACATATCCGTACAGATAAAGAATTGTTGTTTATAGATTTATCCATACCAGCAAATGTTGATAGATCAATAAAAGAATTGTCAAATGTTACGGTTTTAGGAGTAGATGAATTATCATCTATTATAGCAAAAAGTATTGAGAAAAGAAAAGAACAAGTTCCTGAAGCAGAGAGAATTATTTCTGAAATGATGAATGAATTTAAAGATTGGTTAGAAACAAGAAAATATGTGCCTTTTATCCAAGCCTTTAAAGAGCGATTAGAAGATATTCATCATATAGAACATACTACTTTAAAGAAAAAAGAAGTAATAGAAACCGATAATACTGTTTTAGCAGAAAAAGTAATTCAAAAATTAACCAATCATTTAGCCAATCATCTACTTGAAAATAAAGGGGATGCAAAAGATACAATGGAGTTAATCAATAAAGTTTTTAAAGTACAGATTTAA
- the nirA gene encoding ferredoxin--nitrite reductase (Reduction of activated sulfate into sulfite; Belongs to the PAPS reductase family. CysH subfamily.; KEGG: tal:Thal_1111 ferredoxin-nitrite reductase) encodes MLESQLHNIQNETEGMSIEETLSYLASKYPSRVAFSTSFGEEDQVVSDFIFKNDLPIKVFTLDTGRLFKETYDVFYKTTLKYKKNIETFFPKTESVQELMTTKGSHSFYDSVEARKECCGIRKMEPLGRALKDVDIWITGLRAEQSENRHDMGKFQYDSKFDCIKYNPIIDWKYDEMKSFIAKNGIPYNVLHDKGFPSIGCAPCTRAVKEGEDIRSGRWWWEISKKECGLHG; translated from the coding sequence ATGTTAGAATCACAATTACATAATATACAGAACGAAACAGAAGGGATGTCAATTGAAGAAACGCTTTCTTATTTAGCAAGTAAATATCCCAGCCGTGTAGCATTTTCAACCTCTTTTGGAGAAGAAGATCAAGTGGTAAGCGATTTTATTTTTAAAAATGATTTACCTATAAAAGTTTTTACATTGGATACAGGACGATTATTCAAAGAAACATACGATGTATTCTATAAAACAACTTTAAAATATAAAAAGAATATTGAAACTTTTTTCCCAAAGACAGAAAGTGTTCAAGAATTGATGACAACGAAAGGATCGCATAGTTTTTACGATTCTGTTGAAGCACGAAAAGAATGCTGTGGAATTCGTAAAATGGAACCATTAGGACGTGCTTTAAAAGATGTGGATATTTGGATTACTGGGCTTCGTGCAGAGCAGTCAGAAAATCGTCATGATATGGGAAAATTTCAATATGATAGTAAATTTGATTGTATAAAATACAACCCTATTATTGACTGGAAATATGATGAAATGAAATCCTTTATTGCTAAAAATGGAATTCCTTATAATGTTTTACATGACAAAGGTTTTCCTTCAATAGGATGTGCTCCTTGTACAAGAGCGGTAAAGGAAGGAGAAGATATTCGTTCTGGACGTTGGTGGTGGGAAATTTCTAAAAAAGAATGTGGACTACATGGTTAA
- a CDS encoding putative DNA-binding protein YwzG yields MKIENTKAQMRKGILEYCILSVIEKGDAYASDIIEALKRNKMLVVEGTLYPLLTRLKNADLLTYRWEESSSGPPRKYYALTEKGEGFKEELATTWKELYIAVNSITKTTEL; encoded by the coding sequence ATGAAGATTGAAAATACAAAAGCTCAAATGCGTAAAGGTATTTTAGAATACTGTATTTTGAGTGTGATAGAAAAAGGAGATGCTTATGCTTCAGATATTATTGAGGCTTTAAAGCGTAATAAAATGTTAGTGGTTGAAGGAACACTATATCCTTTGTTAACAAGGTTGAAAAATGCAGATTTATTAACCTATCGATGGGAAGAATCAAGTTCAGGTCCGCCGAGAAAATATTATGCATTGACCGAAAAAGGAGAAGGGTTTAAAGAAGAATTAGCCACGACTTGGAAAGAATTATACATTGCAGTAAATAGTATTACGAAAACGACTGAATTATGA
- the pepP gene encoding xaa-Pro aminopeptidase (Belongs to the peptidase M24B family.; KEGG: sze:AW14_02565 Xaa-Pro aminopeptidase), whose translation MKYAPIDSSLFVQNRAKFIKELKEKSIAIFNSNDIYPVSADSTLPFEQHRDIFYLSGVDQEESILVLFPDSIDEKHREILFLRETNEHIAIWEGEKLTKEKAYETSGIKTVYWLEDFDKVMYGLMREASSIYFNINEHYRASSEVETREDRFIKKFKAQYPLHEIQRSNPILQKIRGIKEQQEIDLIQHACDITNKGFRRVLGFIKPGVMEYEIEAEFAHEFLRNRSKGFAYTPIIGSGYNACVLHYIENNQECKAGDLILMDVGAEYANYSSDMTRTVPVSGKFTERQKAVYNAVLHVKHEAAKILTVGNNWYDYHVEVGKMMTSELLGLGLLDKADVQNENPDWPAYKKYFMHGTSHHMGLDTHDYGDLRMPFKENMVFTIEPGIYIPEENMGIRIEDDYVVKNSGEPFNLMRDIPEEVEEIEELMNS comes from the coding sequence ATGAAATACGCACCAATAGATAGCTCATTATTTGTGCAAAATAGAGCTAAATTTATCAAAGAATTAAAAGAAAAGTCAATCGCTATTTTTAATTCAAATGATATTTATCCTGTAAGTGCTGATAGTACATTACCTTTTGAACAACACCGTGATATTTTTTATTTATCAGGGGTTGATCAGGAAGAATCAATTTTAGTATTATTCCCAGATTCTATAGATGAAAAACATCGTGAAATACTGTTTTTAAGAGAAACAAATGAACATATTGCTATTTGGGAAGGTGAAAAATTAACGAAAGAAAAAGCATATGAAACCTCAGGTATTAAAACAGTATACTGGTTAGAGGATTTTGATAAAGTGATGTATGGATTGATGAGAGAGGCTTCTAGCATCTATTTTAATATTAATGAACACTACCGGGCTTCAAGTGAAGTAGAAACAAGAGAAGATCGATTTATTAAAAAATTTAAAGCTCAGTATCCTTTGCATGAAATTCAACGAAGTAATCCTATCTTACAAAAGATAAGAGGAATTAAAGAACAACAGGAAATTGATTTGATTCAACATGCATGTGATATTACAAATAAAGGTTTTAGAAGAGTGCTTGGTTTTATAAAACCAGGTGTAATGGAGTATGAAATTGAAGCAGAGTTTGCACATGAATTTCTACGAAATCGATCAAAAGGATTTGCTTATACACCAATTATTGGTAGTGGGTATAACGCTTGTGTACTTCACTATATTGAAAATAATCAAGAATGTAAAGCGGGAGATTTAATTTTAATGGATGTAGGAGCAGAATATGCGAATTATTCTTCTGATATGACACGAACGGTCCCTGTATCAGGAAAATTTACAGAAAGACAAAAAGCAGTGTATAATGCAGTCTTACATGTGAAACATGAAGCTGCTAAAATTTTAACTGTAGGAAATAATTGGTACGATTATCATGTTGAAGTAGGTAAAATGATGACTTCTGAGTTATTAGGATTAGGTTTGTTAGATAAAGCAGATGTTCAAAATGAAAATCCAGATTGGCCAGCATATAAAAAATATTTTATGCATGGAACTTCCCATCACATGGGATTAGATACACACGATTATGGTGATTTAAGAATGCCTTTTAAAGAAAATATGGTTTTTACTATTGAGCCTGGAATTTATATTCCTGAAGAAAATATGGGAATTCGTATTGAAGATGATTATGTTGTGAAAAATTCAGGAGAACCTTTTAATTTAATGCGTGATATTCCAGAAGAAGTGGAAGAAATAGAAGAATTAATGAATTCATAA
- the hemC|HMBS gene encoding hydroxymethylbilane synthase (Tetrapolymerization of the monopyrrole PBG into the hydroxymethylbilane pre-uroporphyrinogen in several discrete steps; Belongs to the HMBS family.; KEGG: nse:NSE_0385 hydroxymethylbilane synthase): MQTIRIGTRDSQLAMWQAETVQKKLENLGYLTQIVAVKSQGDKELTKPLYEMGITGVFTKVLDIALLEKRIDIAVHSLKDVPTALPKGTVYGAFLERGSYEDIIVYKGNDDFLKDYESKGTIATSSLRRKAAWLNKFPNYTIENLRGNVNSRLKKLQASNWKGAVFAKAGLERIHLLEKLPEMGLNYRTLDWMISAPAQGIVTVTCLEENKELFEACQKINNPTSEIEATVERDFLKKLEGGCTAPIGAKATVRNNIVDLTTSLYSLDGKICNRLDLKSDVKNYKSFGIEAGETCITNGGKELMKSIRDFND; this comes from the coding sequence ATGCAAACAATACGAATAGGAACCCGTGATAGCCAATTGGCTATGTGGCAAGCAGAAACAGTACAGAAAAAACTAGAAAATTTAGGATATCTAACCCAAATAGTAGCTGTAAAATCTCAGGGAGATAAAGAGTTGACTAAACCTTTATATGAAATGGGAATTACCGGTGTTTTTACAAAAGTTTTAGATATAGCTTTATTAGAAAAAAGAATTGATATAGCAGTTCATTCTCTTAAAGATGTGCCAACTGCTTTACCGAAAGGAACTGTTTATGGAGCTTTTTTAGAAAGAGGTAGCTATGAAGATATAATTGTTTATAAAGGAAATGATGATTTTTTAAAAGATTATGAGTCAAAAGGAACTATAGCGACGAGTAGTCTAAGAAGAAAAGCAGCTTGGCTTAATAAATTTCCAAATTATACCATTGAAAATCTAAGAGGGAATGTGAATTCTAGACTTAAAAAATTGCAGGCTAGTAATTGGAAAGGAGCTGTTTTTGCAAAAGCAGGTTTAGAAAGAATTCATTTATTAGAAAAATTACCAGAGATGGGATTGAATTATCGAACATTAGATTGGATGATCTCAGCACCTGCTCAAGGTATTGTAACCGTAACGTGTCTAGAAGAAAATAAAGAGCTTTTTGAAGCTTGTCAAAAAATAAATAATCCTACTTCTGAAATAGAAGCTACTGTTGAAAGAGATTTCCTAAAAAAGTTAGAAGGAGGATGTACTGCTCCAATTGGTGCAAAAGCTACCGTAAGAAATAATATAGTTGATTTAACCACCAGCTTATATTCATTAGATGGAAAAATATGTAATCGACTAGATTTAAAATCAGATGTAAAGAATTACAAGTCTTTTGGAATAGAAGCAGGAGAAACTTGTATTACAAATGGTGGTAAAGAATTAATGAAGTCAATCAGAGATTTTAATGATTAG
- the IDH1|IDH2|icd gene encoding isocitrate dehydrogenase (NADP(+)) (May function in the production of NADPH for fatty acid and sterol synthesis. Belongs to the isocitrate and isopropylmalate dehydrogenases family.; KEGG: bba:Bd3723 isocitrate dehydrogenase), whose translation MQKIKVANPVVELDGDEMTRIIWQFIKDKLIFPYLDLDIKYYDLGIEKRDETNDQITIDSAEAIKKYKVGIKCATITPDEARVEEFGLKKMWKSPNGTIRNIVGGTVFREPIIMSNVPRLVPGWTQPICIGRHAFGDQYKATDTVIKGKGKLTMTFTPENGEAVTWDVYEYEGAGGVAMSMYNTDESIYGFARSCMNRAVSKKWPLYLSTKNTILKAYDGRFKDIFQEVYDNEFKAKFEELGITYEHRLIDDMVAAAMKWNGAFVWACKNYDGDVQSDTVAQGFGSLGLMTSTLLTPDGEVMEAEAAHGTVTRHYRQHQQGKETSTNPIASIFAWTRGLEHRGKLDGNQELIDFCHKLEEVCIETVEEGKMTKDLALLIHGKDMTKDHYLTTMEFLNALDQGLQAKFA comes from the coding sequence ATGCAAAAAATTAAAGTAGCAAATCCAGTAGTTGAATTGGATGGAGATGAAATGACAAGAATTATTTGGCAATTTATCAAAGACAAATTGATCTTTCCTTATTTAGATTTAGATATAAAATATTATGATTTAGGAATTGAAAAGCGTGATGAAACGAATGATCAAATTACCATAGACTCTGCAGAAGCTATTAAAAAATATAAAGTAGGAATTAAATGTGCTACAATTACACCTGATGAAGCTCGTGTAGAAGAGTTTGGATTGAAAAAAATGTGGAAATCACCTAATGGAACCATTCGTAATATTGTTGGAGGAACAGTTTTTCGTGAGCCTATTATTATGAGTAATGTTCCCCGTTTAGTACCGGGTTGGACTCAACCTATTTGTATTGGACGTCATGCTTTTGGAGATCAATATAAAGCAACCGATACTGTAATTAAAGGAAAAGGTAAATTAACCATGACTTTCACTCCAGAAAATGGTGAAGCAGTAACTTGGGACGTTTATGAATACGAAGGAGCAGGAGGAGTTGCGATGTCTATGTATAACACAGATGAATCGATTTATGGATTTGCTCGTTCTTGTATGAACCGTGCAGTTTCAAAAAAATGGCCTTTATATTTATCAACAAAAAATACCATTTTAAAAGCATATGATGGTCGTTTTAAAGATATTTTCCAAGAAGTATATGATAATGAATTCAAAGCAAAATTTGAAGAATTAGGTATTACATATGAACACCGTTTAATTGATGATATGGTAGCTGCGGCTATGAAGTGGAATGGAGCCTTTGTTTGGGCATGTAAAAATTATGATGGAGATGTTCAATCGGATACTGTAGCTCAAGGTTTTGGTTCATTAGGTTTAATGACTTCTACTTTATTAACTCCAGATGGAGAAGTAATGGAAGCTGAAGCAGCCCATGGTACGGTTACACGTCATTATCGTCAACACCAACAAGGAAAAGAAACTTCTACAAATCCTATTGCTTCTATTTTTGCATGGACAAGAGGTCTAGAGCATAGAGGGAAGTTAGATGGAAATCAAGAATTGATTGATTTCTGTCATAAGTTAGAAGAAGTTTGTATCGAAACGGTTGAAGAAGGGAAAATGACAAAAGATTTAGCTTTATTAATTCATGGAAAAGATATGACAAAAGATCATTATCTAACTACTATGGAATTTTTAAACGCTCTAGATCAAGGGTTACAAGCAAAATTCGCATAA